One Mycolicibacterium crocinum DNA window includes the following coding sequences:
- a CDS encoding fatty-acid--CoA ligase, translating into MDYRVPDPGRVWPVLQRSRPALVDLGAHYVLVYTSTREHGRVMVTISLRSKEPILEVLRSRVFLNWFDAVGLDDIPAIFAGETVDKVTLVEPSEVSPPGVIVGAIAAIEDVPAMIGRVHQGLSRFEVAGVRAVRIFQAFDDEHEVMILQELDDEADAFAWVDHPDVAAEWMGHTGVGAYPPVFVGRLQHIMRLDESV; encoded by the coding sequence ATGGACTACCGGGTTCCCGACCCGGGCCGGGTCTGGCCGGTTCTGCAGCGCAGTCGACCGGCGCTCGTCGATCTGGGCGCCCACTACGTCCTCGTGTACACCTCGACGCGCGAGCATGGTCGCGTCATGGTGACAATCTCGTTGCGCAGCAAGGAACCCATTCTGGAAGTCCTGCGCTCGCGGGTGTTCCTCAATTGGTTCGACGCCGTCGGCCTCGACGACATCCCGGCCATCTTCGCCGGTGAGACGGTGGACAAGGTCACCCTGGTCGAGCCGTCCGAGGTGAGCCCGCCCGGGGTGATCGTCGGGGCGATCGCGGCGATCGAGGATGTGCCCGCGATGATCGGCCGAGTTCACCAGGGGCTGTCGCGATTTGAAGTCGCCGGTGTGCGTGCGGTCCGCATCTTCCAGGCCTTCGACGACGAGCACGAAGTGATGATCCTGCAAGAACTCGACGACGAAGCCGACGCGTTCGCGTGGGTGGACCACCCGGACGTGGCGGCGGAATGGATGGGGCACACCGGAGTCGGTGCCTACCCACCGGTTTTCGTCGGCCGCCTCCAGCACATCATGCGGCTGGACGAGAGCGTCTGA
- a CDS encoding FadD3 family acyl-CoA ligase, translated as MAEASTWQTIPEMVLSAADRFGDSEAVVDGPLRLTFTDVAHRVRCAAGAFAKLGVEKGDRVAIWAPNSAHWMIAAFGVLTAGGIVVPVSTRYKQAEAADIITRSGAKAVLIEKGFLGQDFTVPAGVPAIDLKSGFLDDGEPFQRDVSGTDIADIIYTSGTTGRPKGVMMNHLQNLRMYAEWCDLADLRRGDRYLIVNPFFHTFGYKAGCIATFIRGATMLPVPVFDVDRVVELIEAEKITMLPGPPTLYHSLLAVPDKSKLATLRAGVTGAADIPVELVRRVHEELPFQTLATGYGLTEAGTATLSRPGDSFEDVATTAGVPCDGVEVRIAEDGEVLVRGYSVMQGYFDDPAGTAEAIDADGWLHTGDLGSFTETGRLKIVGRKKDMFIVGGFNAYPAEIEGFLMEHPAVAQAAVIGVPDERLGQVGKAFVVLKGGSELSADDLISWSKDRMAGFKVPRLVVFVDALPLNATGKVMKDQLR; from the coding sequence ATGGCTGAAGCCAGCACCTGGCAGACCATCCCGGAGATGGTCTTGAGCGCGGCGGACCGATTCGGCGACTCGGAAGCAGTCGTCGACGGTCCGCTGCGCCTCACTTTCACCGATGTTGCACACCGGGTGCGTTGTGCCGCAGGCGCGTTCGCGAAGCTGGGCGTCGAGAAGGGTGACCGGGTCGCCATCTGGGCACCCAACTCCGCGCATTGGATGATCGCGGCCTTCGGAGTGCTCACCGCCGGCGGCATCGTCGTCCCGGTCAGCACCCGCTACAAGCAGGCCGAGGCCGCGGACATCATCACCCGTAGCGGTGCCAAGGCTGTCCTGATCGAGAAAGGCTTCCTGGGACAGGATTTCACCGTCCCGGCCGGGGTGCCGGCGATCGACCTGAAGTCCGGCTTCCTCGACGACGGTGAGCCGTTCCAGCGCGACGTCAGCGGAACCGACATCGCCGACATCATCTACACCTCCGGCACCACCGGGCGGCCCAAGGGTGTGATGATGAACCATCTGCAGAACCTGCGGATGTACGCAGAGTGGTGCGACCTGGCCGACCTGCGCCGGGGTGACCGCTACCTGATCGTCAATCCGTTCTTTCACACCTTCGGATACAAGGCCGGCTGCATCGCCACCTTCATCCGCGGCGCGACGATGCTGCCCGTGCCGGTGTTCGACGTCGATCGCGTTGTCGAGCTGATCGAGGCCGAGAAAATCACCATGCTGCCCGGGCCCCCGACGCTCTATCACTCACTGCTGGCAGTGCCGGACAAGAGCAAGCTCGCCACGCTGCGCGCCGGGGTGACCGGCGCCGCCGACATCCCCGTCGAACTCGTTCGCCGGGTCCACGAGGAGCTGCCCTTCCAGACCCTGGCCACCGGCTACGGCCTCACCGAGGCCGGCACCGCGACGCTGTCGCGCCCGGGTGATTCCTTTGAAGACGTCGCCACCACCGCAGGCGTGCCGTGCGACGGGGTCGAGGTGCGCATCGCCGAGGACGGCGAGGTGCTGGTGCGGGGCTACAGCGTGATGCAGGGCTACTTCGACGATCCGGCCGGCACGGCCGAGGCGATCGATGCCGACGGCTGGTTGCACACCGGTGACCTGGGCAGCTTCACCGAGACGGGCCGCTTGAAGATCGTCGGGCGCAAGAAGGACATGTTCATCGTCGGCGGATTCAACGCCTACCCGGCCGAGATCGAGGGGTTCCTGATGGAACACCCCGCGGTCGCGCAGGCCGCGGTGATCGGAGTACCCGACGAGCGGCTCGGTCAGGTGGGCAAGGCGTTCGTGGTGCTCAAAGGCGGCAGCGAACTGTCAGCCGATGACCTGATCAGCTGGAGCAAGGACCGAATGGCCGGATTCAAGGTGCCCCGGCTGGTCGTATTCGTCGACGCCCTGCCGCTCAATGCGACGGGCAAGGTGATGAAGGACCAGTTGCGCTGA
- a CDS encoding Acg family FMN-binding oxidoreductase, with the protein MSAQFPDPETIRAALGMAMRAPSVHNSQPWHWRVGPSSLHLYADYSRHLPNTDPDRRDMLVSCGAALHHCTVALAALGWQAKIRRFPDRTDNTYLASIEVQPMTASEVDITLAAAITRRRTDRRTFSSWPVPGGDIALMGARAARAGVMLRQLDLLPHLTEIVAESVRRHTGDVDYLCELGAWSGRYGSLAGVPAHNTPAPDQHAALPARVFAGPVLAQPSETFAAEDNGVLLALGTQTDDDLARLRAGEATSLVLLSATAMGLATCPVTEPLEISETREAVREDVFGTSGYPQMMVRIGWAAVNADPLPATPRRPFSEVVDGLDSRVA; encoded by the coding sequence ATGAGCGCGCAGTTTCCCGACCCCGAGACCATCCGGGCCGCATTGGGCATGGCGATGCGGGCACCGTCGGTGCACAATTCGCAGCCATGGCACTGGCGGGTCGGCCCCAGCAGCCTGCATCTCTACGCCGATTACAGCCGGCATCTGCCGAACACCGACCCCGACCGGCGCGACATGCTGGTCAGCTGCGGTGCGGCCCTGCACCATTGCACAGTCGCCCTGGCCGCCCTGGGGTGGCAGGCCAAGATCCGGCGGTTCCCCGACCGGACCGACAACACTTATCTCGCGTCGATCGAAGTGCAGCCGATGACGGCGAGCGAGGTCGATATCACGCTGGCCGCCGCCATCACCCGGCGTCGCACCGACCGGCGCACCTTCAGCTCGTGGCCGGTTCCCGGCGGTGACATCGCGCTGATGGGTGCCCGCGCCGCCCGAGCCGGGGTGATGCTGCGCCAGCTCGACTTGCTGCCGCACCTGACGGAGATCGTCGCGGAGTCGGTGCGCCGGCACACCGGTGACGTGGACTACCTCTGCGAGCTCGGTGCATGGAGCGGCCGGTACGGGTCGCTCGCGGGCGTTCCCGCACACAACACACCGGCACCCGACCAACACGCGGCGCTGCCGGCCCGGGTGTTCGCCGGCCCGGTCCTCGCCCAGCCGTCCGAGACGTTCGCCGCCGAGGACAATGGCGTCCTGCTGGCGCTGGGCACGCAGACCGACGACGACCTGGCCCGGCTGCGGGCCGGGGAGGCGACCAGCCTGGTGCTGCTCTCCGCGACCGCGATGGGCTTGGCGACGTGTCCGGTGACCGAACCGCTCGAGATCAGCGAGACTCGAGAAGCGGTGCGCGAGGACGTGTTCGGCACCAGCGGCTATCCGCAGATGATGGTGCGGATCGGGTGGGCGGCGGTGAACGCCGATCCGCTGCCTGCGACGCCGCGTCGTCCGTTCTCCGAGGTGGTCGACGGGTTGGACAGCCGGGTCGCGTGA
- a CDS encoding amidohydrolase family protein has translation MGQLSHRVDVPFPIFDADNHLYEPPEALTKFLPKEYKDYVQYVQVNGRTKIALRGQISNYIPNPTFEVVARPGAWEEYFKYGNPEGKTKRELFGEPMRAIPAFFEPAPRLEVMNELGLDKTLMFPTLASLLEERLSDDPVAIHVLVHALNEWLDDVWGFNYQNRIFTTPVITLPIVEKAIEELEWVVKRGARCILVRPAPVPGFRGPRSFALPEFDPFWERVVEYDLLVGMHSSDSGYSRYTSEWDGAAAEMLPFQTNAMGILNEWRPIQDSVASWVIHGALYRHPKLKVAIVEAGSKWMTPLLDGLAEVFRKAPEAFPSDPVEMVKSRIHVSPFFEDGIDDLVNLVGVDQVLYGSDWPHPEGLAEPTYYIEALGHLKAEDQAKIMGGNLSRLVTV, from the coding sequence ATGGGGCAATTGTCGCACCGGGTAGACGTCCCGTTTCCGATCTTTGACGCGGACAACCATCTCTACGAGCCGCCGGAAGCGCTGACCAAGTTCCTGCCCAAGGAATACAAGGACTACGTCCAGTACGTGCAGGTCAACGGCCGTACGAAAATCGCGCTGCGCGGTCAGATCAGCAACTACATCCCCAACCCGACGTTCGAGGTTGTGGCCCGCCCGGGTGCGTGGGAGGAGTACTTCAAATACGGCAACCCGGAGGGCAAGACCAAGCGCGAGCTGTTCGGTGAGCCGATGCGCGCGATCCCGGCGTTCTTCGAGCCCGCCCCGCGCCTCGAGGTGATGAACGAGCTCGGTCTGGACAAGACGCTGATGTTCCCGACGCTGGCGAGCCTGCTCGAAGAGCGGCTCTCCGACGATCCGGTGGCCATCCACGTGCTGGTGCATGCGCTCAACGAATGGCTCGATGACGTCTGGGGCTTCAACTACCAGAACCGCATCTTCACCACCCCGGTGATCACACTGCCGATCGTGGAAAAGGCGATCGAGGAGTTGGAGTGGGTGGTCAAGCGCGGCGCCCGCTGCATCCTGGTGCGTCCGGCGCCGGTGCCCGGTTTCCGCGGTCCGCGTTCGTTCGCGCTGCCGGAGTTCGACCCGTTCTGGGAGCGGGTCGTGGAGTACGACCTGTTGGTCGGTATGCACTCCAGCGACAGCGGCTATTCGCGGTACACCTCGGAGTGGGATGGCGCGGCCGCGGAGATGCTGCCGTTCCAGACCAACGCGATGGGCATCCTCAACGAGTGGCGCCCGATTCAGGACTCGGTGGCCTCCTGGGTGATTCACGGTGCGCTGTACCGGCATCCGAAGCTCAAGGTCGCGATCGTCGAGGCGGGTTCGAAGTGGATGACCCCGCTGCTGGACGGTTTGGCCGAGGTCTTCCGTAAGGCCCCTGAGGCCTTCCCCAGCGATCCGGTGGAGATGGTCAAGAGCCGCATCCACGTCAGCCCGTTCTTCGAGGACGGCATCGACGATTTGGTCAACCTCGTCGGGGTGGATCAGGTGCTCTACGGCTCGGACTGGCCGCACCCCGAAGGACTGGCGGAGCCGACCTACTACATCGAGGCGCTCGGCCACCTGAAGGCTGAGGACCAGGCAAAGATCATGGGCGGCAACCTGTCTCGCCTCGTCACGGTGTGA
- a CDS encoding (2Fe-2S)-binding protein, with translation MFVCLCNGVTSQVVADCVEAGARTCNQVAQVCGAGAECGRCRRTVRAIIDAADGAEAKRHKGFLHKG, from the coding sequence ATGTTCGTCTGCCTCTGCAACGGTGTCACCAGCCAGGTGGTGGCCGACTGCGTCGAGGCGGGGGCCCGGACCTGCAATCAAGTTGCTCAGGTGTGCGGGGCGGGTGCGGAATGTGGCCGCTGTCGCCGAACGGTCCGTGCCATCATCGATGCGGCCGACGGCGCTGAAGCCAAGCGCCACAAGGGTTTCCTACACAAGGGGTGA
- a CDS encoding nuclear transport factor 2 family protein has translation MDSQRVSDELEIASVLHRYARAVDTHDWNLLRSLFTDDAHLDYSSVGGPAAGRDEVCTWLERSLTLMPMTQHFVTNIEADVDGDTATVRAMFYNPMLLPGASETSACGGYYHHVMVRTASGWRSRQLREENLWFDNPPSPRRRAELTEEAQT, from the coding sequence ATGGACAGCCAGCGCGTCAGCGACGAACTCGAGATCGCTTCGGTGCTTCACCGCTATGCCAGAGCGGTGGACACCCACGACTGGAACCTGCTGAGGTCGTTGTTCACCGATGACGCCCACCTGGATTACAGCTCCGTCGGCGGTCCGGCCGCCGGCCGCGACGAGGTCTGCACCTGGCTGGAGCGGTCGCTGACGCTGATGCCCATGACCCAGCACTTCGTCACGAACATCGAAGCCGATGTCGACGGCGACACCGCGACGGTGCGGGCCATGTTTTACAACCCGATGCTCCTGCCCGGTGCGAGTGAGACAAGTGCGTGCGGCGGCTACTACCACCACGTTATGGTGCGCACCGCGAGCGGATGGCGCAGCAGGCAGCTACGCGAGGAGAACCTCTGGTTCGACAATCCGCCGAGTCCGCGCAGGCGGGCGGAGTTGACCGAGGAGGCGCAGACATGA
- a CDS encoding SDR family NAD(P)-dependent oxidoreductase, which translates to MSGVIVTGAASGIGRASAEALIADGRRVALWDIAPAVAEVAEGLGLPHAVIDVCDGDALSAAVAAAAAALDGIDGLVHAAGRVIPEPVGAFTEESWDAVLDVNLRAQAILSQLLLPHLQEAARAGAAPAIVGISSIEGLTANPFIPAYCASKAGLLGLTRSMAAQLGPEGIRVNAVCPGFIRTPMLQIALDVDEVRQGFEAAAPIGRLGNPDEVAAAVAFLMSPKASFITGSHLVVDGGVTSRHP; encoded by the coding sequence ATGAGCGGTGTCATCGTCACCGGAGCCGCGTCGGGGATCGGCCGCGCGTCTGCCGAGGCACTGATCGCCGACGGACGCCGGGTCGCGTTGTGGGACATCGCACCGGCGGTGGCGGAGGTGGCCGAGGGGCTCGGTTTGCCGCACGCCGTGATCGACGTCTGCGACGGGGACGCGCTGAGCGCCGCGGTCGCCGCCGCCGCGGCCGCGCTGGACGGGATCGACGGACTGGTGCACGCGGCCGGCCGGGTCATTCCCGAACCGGTCGGGGCCTTCACCGAGGAGTCGTGGGACGCGGTGCTCGACGTCAACCTGCGCGCGCAGGCGATCCTGTCGCAGCTTCTGCTGCCGCACCTGCAGGAGGCCGCTCGAGCGGGCGCCGCTCCCGCCATCGTCGGGATCTCCAGCATCGAGGGCCTGACCGCCAACCCGTTCATCCCCGCGTACTGCGCCTCGAAGGCCGGCCTGCTCGGGCTGACCCGGTCCATGGCAGCGCAGCTGGGCCCGGAAGGAATCCGGGTCAACGCGGTATGCCCCGGGTTCATCCGCACCCCGATGCTGCAGATCGCGCTCGACGTGGACGAGGTGCGCCAAGGGTTCGAGGCGGCAGCGCCGATCGGCCGGCTGGGCAACCCTGACGAGGTCGCCGCGGCAGTGGCCTTCCTGATGTCACCGAAGGCGTCGTTCATCACGGGATCGCACCTGGTCGTTGATGGTGGAGTGACCAGCAGGCATCCCTGA
- a CDS encoding class I adenylate-forming enzyme family protein: MSVALLLEMAASDAERVGVVSDDQRLTVGELSALADGGAGVIDSSGAGSVVYVGLGGVMLPLLIFASARAARAFTPLNYRLSGEALAELIERLPEPLIIFDAEYADVVAGLGIARIESQEFLAAAATAEPVAEFPDPDDVAVVLFTSGTTSRPKAVELSHNNLTSYVTGTVEFGSAEPGDAALICVPPYHIAGVSAALSNLYAGRKMVYLRKFDPREWIRLASTEAVTSATVVPTMLDRIITELETNPTSLPSLRSLAYGGSKVALPLVRKALELLPEVGFVNAYGLTETSSTIAVLGPDDHREAHQAADESARKRLGSVGQPVPGIEVQIRAEDGTVLGPEEVGELYVRGDQVSGRYAEIGSVLDAEGWFPTKDVAYLDADGYLFIGGRSDDTIIRGGENIAPAEVEDVLVEHPHVRDVAVVGVEDDEWGQIMVAVVVPVADITPDPEDLRAHVRTQLRGSRTPDRVVFRHELPTTPTGKVLRRQLADELKSPTAT, from the coding sequence ATGAGCGTGGCACTGTTGTTGGAGATGGCGGCCTCCGACGCCGAGCGCGTCGGGGTGGTCAGCGATGACCAGCGGTTGACCGTCGGTGAGCTGAGCGCGCTTGCCGACGGCGGGGCGGGCGTCATCGACTCCTCCGGTGCGGGCAGCGTGGTGTACGTCGGTCTCGGCGGCGTCATGCTGCCGCTGCTCATCTTCGCCAGCGCGCGCGCCGCGCGGGCGTTCACGCCGTTGAACTACCGGCTGTCGGGGGAGGCCCTGGCCGAACTGATCGAACGGCTGCCCGAGCCGCTGATCATCTTCGATGCCGAATACGCCGACGTGGTTGCCGGTTTGGGCATCGCGCGCATCGAGTCGCAGGAATTCCTGGCCGCCGCAGCGACCGCCGAACCGGTCGCCGAATTCCCGGACCCCGACGACGTGGCGGTGGTGTTGTTCACCTCCGGTACCACGTCGCGGCCCAAAGCGGTTGAGCTGTCCCACAACAACCTCACCAGCTACGTCACGGGCACGGTCGAGTTCGGCTCCGCCGAGCCGGGTGACGCCGCGTTGATCTGCGTGCCGCCGTATCACATCGCCGGTGTCAGCGCGGCCCTGTCGAACCTGTATGCCGGCCGGAAGATGGTGTACCTGCGCAAGTTCGACCCTCGGGAGTGGATCCGGCTGGCGTCCACCGAGGCGGTCACCAGCGCGACCGTGGTGCCGACCATGCTCGATCGCATCATCACCGAGCTGGAGACCAACCCCACGTCGTTGCCGTCGCTGCGGTCGCTGGCCTACGGCGGCTCCAAGGTCGCCCTGCCCCTGGTGCGCAAGGCGCTCGAGCTGCTGCCCGAGGTGGGCTTCGTCAACGCCTACGGGTTGACCGAAACCAGTTCCACCATCGCGGTTCTCGGGCCGGACGACCACCGCGAGGCCCACCAGGCTGCCGACGAGTCCGCCCGCAAGCGGCTCGGCTCGGTCGGGCAACCGGTGCCGGGGATCGAGGTACAGATCCGTGCCGAGGACGGCACCGTTCTCGGACCCGAGGAGGTCGGCGAACTCTACGTCCGTGGCGACCAGGTGTCGGGTCGCTACGCCGAGATCGGCTCGGTGCTCGACGCCGAAGGGTGGTTCCCCACCAAGGATGTCGCCTATCTGGACGCCGACGGGTACCTGTTCATCGGGGGACGATCCGACGACACCATCATTCGCGGCGGGGAGAACATCGCCCCGGCCGAGGTGGAGGACGTCCTCGTCGAACACCCGCACGTGCGTGACGTCGCGGTCGTCGGGGTCGAGGACGACGAGTGGGGCCAGATCATGGTCGCCGTCGTCGTACCCGTCGCCGACATCACCCCGGATCCGGAAGACCTGCGCGCCCACGTGCGCACCCAGTTGCGTGGTTCACGCACCCCGGACCGGGTGGTGTTCCGCCACGAACTGCCCACCACGCCGACCGGCAAGGTGCTGCGCCGGCAACTGGCCGACGAGCTCAAGTCGCCGACTGCAACATAA